A single window of Nocardia sp. NBC_01327 DNA harbors:
- a CDS encoding FHA domain-containing protein: MDRQVEVVAGNHVLMRVAGSVLLVAHRERERLTAGSRAVAAANALADLVTEATGQAPGGPGALVARQATRWLMKEAERISPGQPVEFGILTAAANGGLALFLHGSVTAVLAGRTVEYYRGGDAAFTVDRVAERPARAAALFVEDGKRRVPELPERGIGSLVAGVAQAVGAVVWFEGDSAVPEPDPPPTAAYESDSQPIPLDPNLTPTRTSTSVPAGLYLPPAVSDERELESPPATAGYDPPADDFDPHRAPTERGGVKRAEAGGAPAEMGTNPAPKPDPDLQRRLEATAKATALTVKVLGFKCARAHPSDPRSAFCSVCGMPVDQTQPVAEVIRPPLGMLVLDDGMTYMLAADAVVGRDPEQSEAARAGLVPLKIDDNSGGMSRAHAEIRLVNWDVMLIDRGSTNGTRARLPGYRDWVRLQSNQPMTLVPGTEMMLGNRVLRLEPVAPPPFG; this comes from the coding sequence ATGGATCGGCAGGTCGAGGTTGTCGCGGGCAACCATGTGCTCATGCGGGTCGCGGGGTCGGTGCTGCTGGTCGCACACCGGGAGCGGGAGCGATTGACGGCGGGTTCGCGGGCCGTGGCGGCGGCGAACGCCCTGGCAGATCTGGTGACCGAGGCGACCGGGCAGGCGCCCGGCGGTCCGGGCGCGCTGGTGGCGCGGCAGGCCACGCGCTGGCTCATGAAGGAGGCCGAGCGGATCTCGCCGGGACAGCCGGTCGAGTTCGGCATCCTGACCGCCGCCGCGAACGGCGGCCTCGCCCTCTTCCTGCACGGTTCGGTGACCGCGGTGCTGGCCGGGCGCACGGTCGAGTACTACCGCGGCGGTGATGCGGCATTCACCGTGGACCGGGTCGCCGAGCGGCCCGCGCGGGCGGCGGCGCTGTTCGTCGAGGACGGTAAGCGGCGGGTGCCGGAGCTACCCGAGCGCGGAATCGGTTCGCTGGTGGCGGGAGTCGCGCAGGCAGTGGGCGCGGTGGTGTGGTTCGAGGGGGATTCGGCGGTGCCGGAGCCGGATCCGCCGCCTACTGCCGCCTACGAGTCGGACTCGCAGCCGATTCCGCTGGACCCCAACCTGACTCCGACCCGCACCTCGACCAGCGTTCCCGCCGGGCTGTATCTACCCCCTGCGGTGAGCGACGAGCGGGAGCTCGAATCACCGCCTGCCACGGCCGGTTACGATCCGCCTGCCGACGATTTCGATCCGCATCGCGCACCCACCGAGCGAGGTGGTGTCAAACGCGCCGAAGCAGGTGGCGCCCCGGCCGAAATGGGTACCAATCCGGCGCCGAAACCCGATCCGGATCTGCAGCGCCGGCTCGAGGCGACGGCCAAGGCCACCGCGCTCACCGTGAAGGTGCTCGGATTCAAGTGCGCGCGTGCGCATCCCAGCGATCCCCGGTCGGCGTTCTGCAGTGTGTGCGGGATGCCGGTGGATCAGACCCAGCCGGTGGCCGAGGTGATCCGGCCGCCGCTGGGCATGCTGGTGCTCGACGACGGTATGACCTACATGCTGGCCGCCGATGCCGTGGTGGGCCGCGATCCGGAGCAGTCCGAGGCGGCGCGAGCGGGGCTGGTGCCCTTGAAGATCGACGACAATTCCGGTGGCATGTCCCGGGCGCACGCCGAAATCCGCCTGGTGAACTGGGATGTCATGCTGATCGATCGGGGCTCGACCAACGGCACCCGGGCGCGGCTGCCCGGATACCGGGATTGGGTTCGGCTGCAATCGAATCAGCCGATGACGCTGGTTCCGGGCACCGAGATGATGCTGGGGAATCGGGTGCTGCGGCTGGAGCCGGTCGCGCCGCCGCCGTTCGGGTGA
- a CDS encoding metallopeptidase: protein MRGRRATVTFAVLTLIAVLLTGCTRNIGGRAVSIYDDPFKVAGLPTTSGPNGPRTGVPDSTLTASNSDGGPIDKLVLNALDDIQTYWQGEYPKEFDGAFTPVDKFISWSAKAPRAQSVQFCQESTYRLVNAAFCSLDGSIGWDRTVLLPTVQDTFGKMSVVTVLAHEYGHAIQTMANIVNRKTPTLVKEQQADCFSGAFIRYVAEGKAKHFTINTSDGLNAILATTVAIRDENPSDPGSVHGSAFERVTAVQVGFTDGPKGCKGIDTKEIERRRGNLPQSLGSDSADDEADVDQAHLDQLTKEMAAIMPISKEPKYSYDSAKMSCRNGKDTEPVTYCPATNTIGTDLPALHDRGVANTDEQDGLPVKVTGAFTAYVVFISRYALAVQQSTGQTLKGAKTGLRAACLSGVITGKMADPGRSKADGDIGLSSGDLDEAVSGLLTDGLAASDTDGNTVPSGFSRVDAFRAGVLGNQNTCTSRYS from the coding sequence ATGCGCGGGCGCCGGGCGACGGTGACATTCGCCGTTCTCACCTTGATCGCGGTGCTGTTGACCGGATGCACACGAAATATCGGCGGCCGTGCGGTCTCGATCTACGACGATCCGTTCAAGGTGGCCGGGCTGCCCACCACCAGCGGTCCGAACGGACCGCGCACGGGGGTCCCGGATTCGACGCTCACAGCGTCGAATTCCGACGGCGGCCCGATCGACAAACTCGTGCTCAATGCCCTGGACGATATTCAAACCTATTGGCAGGGTGAGTATCCGAAGGAGTTCGACGGCGCCTTCACCCCGGTCGACAAGTTCATCTCCTGGAGCGCGAAGGCCCCGCGGGCGCAGTCCGTGCAGTTCTGCCAGGAGAGCACCTACCGCCTCGTCAATGCCGCGTTCTGCAGTCTCGACGGTTCCATCGGCTGGGACCGCACGGTGCTGCTGCCGACCGTGCAGGACACCTTCGGGAAGATGTCGGTGGTGACGGTGCTCGCGCACGAGTACGGCCACGCCATCCAGACCATGGCCAATATCGTCAATCGCAAGACCCCGACCCTGGTCAAGGAGCAGCAGGCCGACTGTTTCTCCGGCGCGTTCATTCGCTATGTGGCCGAGGGCAAGGCCAAGCATTTCACCATCAATACCTCCGACGGCCTGAACGCCATCCTGGCCACGACCGTCGCCATTCGTGATGAGAATCCGAGCGATCCGGGCAGCGTGCACGGCTCCGCGTTCGAGCGCGTCACCGCCGTGCAGGTCGGCTTCACCGACGGGCCCAAGGGCTGTAAAGGCATCGACACCAAGGAGATCGAGCGCAGGCGCGGCAATCTGCCGCAGTCCCTCGGCAGTGACAGCGCGGACGATGAAGCCGATGTGGACCAGGCCCATCTCGACCAGCTGACCAAGGAGATGGCCGCCATCATGCCCATCTCCAAGGAGCCGAAGTACAGCTACGACAGCGCGAAGATGAGCTGCCGCAATGGAAAGGACACCGAGCCGGTCACCTACTGCCCGGCCACCAATACCATCGGCACCGATCTGCCCGCGCTGCACGATCGCGGCGTAGCCAATACCGATGAGCAGGACGGTCTACCGGTCAAGGTGACCGGCGCCTTCACCGCGTATGTGGTGTTCATCTCGCGCTATGCGCTGGCGGTGCAGCAGAGCACCGGGCAGACGCTCAAGGGCGCGAAGACCGGTCTGCGCGCGGCCTGTCTCTCGGGCGTGATCACCGGAAAGATGGCCGACCCCGGTCGATCCAAGGCCGACGGCGATATCGGGCTGTCCTCCGGCGATCTGGACGAGGCGGTCTCCGGCCTGCTCACCGACGGCCTGGCCGCCAGCGACACCGACGGCAATACGGTGCCCAGCGGCTTCTCCCGAGTAGACGCCTTCCGCGCCGGCGTCCTGGGCAACCAGAACACCTGCACCTCGCGGTATTCCTAG
- a CDS encoding FHA domain-containing protein yields MSLPGAQQITVRHEGTDRVFDASQQITMGRAPEVTVFVDSPLVSRVHATLAWRGNSWVLADNGSTNGVFVDARRLSQPIPIDRPTQVRLGDAITGPLLHLIPRVGTPQGPPSQPQPQQRWAPPVQNRPQPPQQWPPTPPQQRPPVSGQQPPVQVGRPPVSGAQPPVQPPLRPGQSGPQHPVQPQSGQQHPVQPQSGQQHPVQPQSGQQHPVPPQSRQQPVQPSVPLHPEAPDNLNMTAKASISAAPPVRARAATGPAARADRIPQGGLNIGRTSDNQIVVNDPLASRRHARLLSDRGNLAIEDLGSANGTFVNGRREQRAVLRDRDIITVGNVDFEVQQGTLVRRERPPAEQGLHVHGVSFTVEGNKQLLVDVNMQAGRGTLTALIGPSGAGKSTLSKLIAGTTQPSSGVVTFEGRGLHAEYEALRSRIGMVPQDDVLHRQLTVKQALGFAAQLRLPPDTSRADRQRVIDGVLDELSLTQHADTRVDRLSGGQRKRASVAMELLTGPSLLILDEPTSGLDPALDRQVMTMLRELADAGRTVIVVTHSVACLDMCDQVLLLAPGGKTAFCGHPGSVRDFLGTSDWAEIFSRVASDPDRAFANFRSRQAFAPPPPAVQPGGKAKPPKSSALKQFSTLSRRQFRLVLADRGYLAFLLILPFVLGGLSLVVPGKNGFQKGGFTQMPDGSFVATGGSEAQSLLVVLILGACFMGSTLTVRDLVGERAIYYRERAVGLRSGSYLMSKVVVFSFAALLQSAVMMGIVLLAKKRPGPGAVISAGSAELYIDIAMTAVTCVVVGLLLSTLAKSNEQVMPLLVVTIMAQLVMAGGMIPVTGRVVLEQVSWLFPARWGYASGASTVNIRELFATAQPDRLWKHAANIWYLDIGMLLVLTVILTLFTWSRLRLKKSAI; encoded by the coding sequence ATGTCTTTACCGGGGGCGCAGCAGATCACCGTGCGTCATGAAGGAACCGATCGGGTCTTCGACGCGAGTCAGCAGATCACCATGGGGCGGGCACCGGAAGTCACAGTATTCGTCGACAGTCCGCTGGTTTCCCGGGTGCACGCCACCCTGGCCTGGCGCGGGAACAGCTGGGTGCTCGCCGATAACGGCAGCACCAATGGCGTCTTCGTGGACGCCCGCCGGTTGAGCCAGCCGATTCCGATCGACCGGCCCACCCAGGTTCGGCTCGGCGATGCCATCACCGGTCCACTGCTGCACCTGATTCCGCGGGTGGGGACCCCGCAGGGACCGCCGTCGCAGCCGCAGCCGCAGCAGCGCTGGGCGCCGCCGGTGCAGAATCGGCCGCAGCCGCCGCAGCAGTGGCCGCCCACGCCGCCGCAGCAGCGCCCACCGGTATCCGGGCAGCAGCCGCCCGTGCAGGTCGGGCGTCCGCCGGTCAGCGGGGCACAGCCGCCGGTGCAACCACCGCTGCGACCCGGGCAGTCCGGGCCACAGCATCCGGTGCAGCCGCAGTCGGGACAGCAGCATCCGGTGCAGCCGCAGTCGGGACAGCAGCATCCCGTGCAGCCGCAGTCCGGGCAGCAGCATCCGGTTCCGCCGCAGTCACGGCAGCAGCCGGTGCAACCGTCGGTGCCGCTGCATCCGGAGGCTCCGGACAATCTGAATATGACTGCCAAGGCCAGCATTTCGGCGGCGCCGCCGGTGCGGGCCCGCGCGGCGACGGGTCCGGCCGCGCGCGCGGATCGAATTCCGCAGGGCGGCTTGAACATCGGCCGTACCAGTGACAATCAGATCGTCGTCAATGATCCGCTGGCCTCGCGCCGGCATGCCCGGCTGCTGTCCGATCGCGGCAATCTGGCCATCGAGGATCTCGGATCGGCCAACGGCACCTTCGTCAACGGCCGTCGTGAGCAGCGCGCGGTGCTGCGCGACCGCGACATCATCACCGTCGGCAATGTCGACTTCGAGGTCCAGCAGGGCACGCTGGTGCGCCGGGAACGCCCGCCCGCCGAGCAGGGTCTGCACGTGCACGGGGTCAGTTTCACCGTCGAGGGCAATAAGCAGCTGCTCGTCGATGTGAACATGCAGGCGGGGCGGGGCACGCTGACCGCGCTCATCGGCCCGTCCGGTGCGGGTAAGTCGACCTTGTCGAAACTCATTGCGGGAACGACACAACCGTCCTCGGGCGTGGTCACCTTCGAGGGCCGCGGACTGCACGCCGAATACGAAGCGCTGCGCTCGCGCATCGGCATGGTGCCGCAGGACGATGTGCTGCACCGGCAGCTCACCGTCAAACAGGCGCTCGGCTTCGCCGCACAGCTGCGGCTGCCGCCCGATACCAGCCGGGCCGACCGGCAGCGCGTCATCGACGGTGTGCTGGACGAGCTTTCGCTCACCCAGCATGCCGATACCCGGGTGGACCGGCTCTCCGGTGGTCAGCGCAAGCGCGCCTCGGTGGCCATGGAACTGCTCACCGGCCCCTCGCTGCTGATTCTCGACGAGCCCACCTCCGGCCTGGATCCGGCGCTGGACCGTCAGGTCATGACCATGCTGCGTGAGCTCGCCGACGCCGGCCGCACCGTCATCGTGGTCACGCATTCCGTTGCGTGCCTGGACATGTGCGATCAGGTGCTGCTGCTCGCGCCCGGCGGCAAGACCGCGTTCTGCGGGCATCCGGGCAGTGTGCGCGATTTCCTCGGCACCAGCGACTGGGCGGAGATCTTCTCCCGCGTCGCCAGTGATCCCGATCGCGCCTTCGCGAATTTCCGCTCCCGGCAGGCGTTTGCGCCGCCGCCCCCGGCCGTGCAGCCGGGCGGTAAGGCCAAGCCGCCGAAATCCAGTGCGCTCAAGCAGTTCTCGACACTCTCGCGCAGGCAGTTCCGGCTGGTGCTCGCCGATCGCGGGTATCTCGCCTTCCTGCTGATACTTCCGTTCGTGCTGGGCGGGCTGTCCCTGGTGGTGCCGGGCAAGAACGGCTTCCAGAAGGGCGGGTTCACTCAGATGCCCGACGGTTCTTTCGTCGCCACCGGCGGCAGTGAGGCGCAATCACTGCTGGTGGTGCTGATTCTCGGCGCCTGCTTCATGGGATCGACACTGACGGTGCGTGATCTGGTGGGCGAGCGTGCCATCTACTACCGCGAGCGCGCGGTCGGATTGCGGTCCGGCTCCTACCTGATGTCCAAGGTCGTGGTGTTCAGCTTCGCGGCGCTGCTGCAATCCGCGGTGATGATGGGCATTGTTCTCCTGGCCAAGAAGCGGCCCGGACCTGGTGCGGTGATCTCCGCGGGCAGTGCCGAGCTGTACATCGATATCGCCATGACCGCGGTGACCTGCGTGGTGGTCGGGCTGCTGCTGTCCACGCTCGCCAAATCCAATGAGCAGGTGATGCCGCTGCTGGTGGTGACCATCATGGCGCAGCTGGTCATGGCGGGCGGCATGATCCCGGTGACCGGCCGTGTTGTGCTGGAACAGGTTTCGTGGCTGTTCCCGGCGCGCTGGGGTTACGCCTCGGGGGCGTCCACGGTCAATATTCGGGAGCTCTTCGCCACCGCGCAGCCCGATCGGCTGTGGAAGCACGCGGCGAATATCTGGTATCTCGATATCGGCATGCTGCTGGTGCTCACCGTCATTCTGACGCTGTTCACCTGGTCGCGGCTGCGGCTGAAGAAGTCCGCGATATGA
- the rplM gene encoding 50S ribosomal protein L13, with protein sequence MPTYSPKAGDVTRQWYVIDATDVVLGRLAVQAANLLRGKTKPTYAPHVDGGDFVIIINADKVAVSGNKRENKFIHTHSGHPGGLKSRSVGEILDTRPDRLVERAVKGMIPKNKLGNSIGGKLKVYAGPNHPHAAQQPIPFEIKQVAQ encoded by the coding sequence GTGCCTACGTACAGCCCGAAGGCGGGTGACGTGACCCGCCAGTGGTACGTCATCGACGCCACTGACGTAGTCCTCGGACGTCTCGCCGTTCAGGCAGCGAACCTGCTGCGCGGCAAGACCAAGCCGACCTACGCTCCGCACGTCGATGGTGGCGACTTCGTCATCATCATCAACGCTGACAAGGTTGCCGTTTCCGGCAACAAGCGTGAGAACAAGTTCATCCACACCCACTCCGGGCACCCGGGCGGCCTCAAGTCCCGCTCCGTCGGCGAAATCCTGGACACCCGCCCCGACCGTCTGGTCGAGCGCGCGGTCAAGGGCATGATCCCGAAGAACAAGCTCGGTAACAGCATCGGCGGCAAGCTGAAGGTCTACGCAGGCCCGAACCACCCGCATGCTGCCCAGCAGCCCATTCCGTTCGAGATCAAGCAGGTGGCACAGTGA
- the rpsI gene encoding 30S ribosomal protein S9, protein MTAPEEFNDDEFVVEDTTVEVVEEGDGYEAEFTAEEETFAPVLIDRPVQTVGRRKEAVVRVRLVPGSGNFVLNGRTIENYFPNKVHQQLVKSPLVLVERSESFDIFARLVGGGPSGQAGALRLAIARALIIVTPDDRPALKRAGFLTRDDRAVERKKYGLKKARKAPQYSKR, encoded by the coding sequence GTGACCGCTCCTGAGGAATTCAACGACGACGAGTTCGTCGTGGAAGACACCACCGTCGAGGTCGTCGAGGAGGGTGACGGCTACGAGGCCGAGTTCACCGCCGAAGAAGAGACCTTCGCTCCGGTCCTCATCGACCGCCCGGTGCAGACCGTCGGCCGTCGTAAGGAAGCCGTTGTTCGCGTGCGCCTGGTGCCGGGTTCCGGCAACTTCGTGCTGAACGGCCGCACCATCGAGAACTACTTCCCGAACAAGGTGCACCAGCAGCTCGTGAAGTCCCCGCTGGTGCTCGTCGAGCGCAGCGAGTCCTTCGACATCTTCGCTCGTCTCGTCGGCGGCGGCCCGTCCGGTCAGGCCGGCGCCCTGCGTCTGGCGATCGCGCGTGCGCTGATCATCGTCACCCCGGATGACCGTCCCGCCCTCAAGCGCGCCGGCTTCCTGACCCGTGACGACCGCGCCGTCGAGCGTAAGAAGTACGGTCTGAAGAAGGCCCGCAAGGCGCCGCAGTACTCGAAGCGCTGA
- the glmM gene encoding phosphoglucosamine mutase: MGRLFGTDGVRGLANDSLSPELALQVSAAAAQVLSRGKKRALAVVGRDPRASGEMLEAAVIAGLTSVGVDVLSVGVLPTPAVAYLTGVYDACLGVMISASHNPMPDNGIKIFAAGGHKLDDAIEDRIEALMAEGRFDRPVGAGVGRVLGKPGQLFGTHDQYSLEGTHERYVEHLVEATGRDLSGLTVVVDCAHGAASEVGPAALREAGATVVAINAEPDGLNINDGCGSTHLGQIQRAVVEHGGDLGLALDGDADRCLAVDATGAIVDGDAIMAVIAMAMRDSGELAEDTLVATVMSNLGLHIAMREAGIAMRTTAVGDRYVLEELRRSGLTLGGEQSGHVVLPKFGTTGDGVLTGLKLMARMAETGRTLADLAAIVQTVPQVLVNVHVSDKAAVAAATEVVAAVTEAERLLGDTGRVLLRPSGTEQLVRVMVEATDPGLAQRLADDLAKLVAAV, encoded by the coding sequence ATGGGACGTTTGTTCGGCACCGACGGAGTCCGCGGGCTCGCCAACGACTCGCTGAGTCCGGAACTGGCGCTGCAGGTTTCGGCCGCCGCGGCGCAGGTGCTCAGCCGAGGGAAGAAGCGCGCGCTGGCCGTGGTGGGGCGTGACCCGCGGGCCAGTGGTGAAATGCTGGAGGCCGCCGTCATCGCGGGCCTGACTTCCGTTGGCGTGGACGTACTTTCGGTAGGTGTGCTGCCGACACCGGCCGTCGCCTACCTGACCGGCGTGTACGACGCGTGCCTGGGCGTGATGATCTCCGCCTCGCACAATCCCATGCCGGACAACGGGATCAAGATCTTCGCCGCGGGCGGGCACAAGCTCGACGACGCCATCGAGGACCGTATCGAGGCGCTCATGGCCGAGGGCAGGTTCGATCGGCCCGTGGGCGCGGGCGTCGGGCGGGTGCTCGGTAAGCCGGGGCAGCTGTTCGGCACGCACGATCAGTACAGCCTCGAAGGCACCCATGAGCGCTATGTGGAGCACCTGGTGGAAGCCACCGGGCGTGACCTGAGCGGACTCACCGTGGTGGTGGACTGCGCGCACGGCGCGGCCTCCGAGGTCGGCCCGGCCGCCCTTCGCGAGGCGGGCGCGACGGTGGTCGCCATCAATGCCGAACCCGACGGCCTGAACATCAACGACGGTTGCGGATCGACGCATCTGGGGCAGATCCAGCGCGCGGTGGTCGAACACGGCGGCGATCTGGGCCTGGCGCTGGACGGGGACGCGGACCGCTGCCTGGCCGTGGACGCCACGGGCGCCATCGTGGACGGCGACGCCATCATGGCCGTCATCGCCATGGCCATGCGGGACTCCGGCGAACTGGCCGAGGACACCCTCGTCGCCACCGTCATGAGCAATCTGGGTCTGCACATCGCCATGCGCGAGGCCGGAATCGCCATGCGCACCACCGCCGTCGGCGATCGCTACGTCCTGGAGGAACTGCGCCGCAGCGGCCTCACCCTCGGCGGCGAACAATCCGGCCATGTGGTGCTGCCCAAATTCGGCACCACCGGCGACGGCGTGCTCACCGGCCTGAAGCTGATGGCCCGCATGGCCGAAACCGGCCGCACCCTGGCCGATCTCGCGGCCATCGTGCAGACGGTCCCGCAGGTACTGGTGAACGTCCACGTCTCCGACAAAGCCGCCGTCGCGGCCGCCACCGAGGTCGTCGCCGCGGTCACCGAAGCCGAACGCCTCCTCGGCGACACCGGCCGAGTCCTCCTGCGCCCCAGCGGAACCGAACAACTCGTCCGCGTCATGGTGGAAGCCACCGATCCGGGCCTCGCCCAGCGCCTGGCCGACGACCTCGCGAAGCTCGTCGCCGCCGTCTGA
- a CDS encoding ABC-F family ATP-binding cassette domain-containing protein: MSTTLHARGLAAGHGERTLFEDLDLILAPGDVIGLVGVNGAGKSTLLRMLADGHAPEGEITLSPPDATVGYLAQEPERIEGETVLEFLRRRTGVGEAQRVMDEAAERLAEGGDDEFSPALERWLALGGADLEQRADETAADLGLTASLPHGLETPMTVLSGGQAARAGLASVLLSRFDILLLDEPTNDLDLDGLARLEQFVTGIREPLMVISHDREFLARTVNSIVELDLAQQQVGIYDGGYESYLEEREIARRHVREAFEDYADTKAGLEARAGMQRNWMEHGVRNARRKSKQDSDKLGRKARAEATEKQASKVKQTMRRIERLDAVEEPRKEWELRMVIAAAPRSGSVVATLSNATVTRGDFTLGPVTVQVDYGDRIVLTGANGAGKSTLLSVLLGKTKPDTGSAALGSAVAIGEVDQARGLFRGTSTLSDTFSAEIPDWPEAEVRTLLAKFGLRGPHVLRPNDTLSPGERTRAALALLQARGVNLLVLDEPTNHLDLAAIEQLEEAVESFTGTVLLVTHDRRMLDNVRATRRWHLETGKLTEE; this comes from the coding sequence GTGAGCACCACTCTGCATGCGCGCGGACTCGCTGCCGGACACGGCGAACGCACCCTCTTCGAAGACCTCGATCTCATCCTGGCTCCCGGCGATGTGATCGGCCTGGTAGGGGTGAACGGCGCCGGAAAGTCCACTCTGCTGCGCATGCTCGCCGACGGGCACGCCCCCGAGGGCGAGATCACCCTCAGCCCGCCCGATGCCACGGTCGGCTACCTGGCCCAGGAACCGGAGCGCATCGAGGGCGAGACGGTGCTCGAATTCCTGCGCCGCCGCACCGGCGTCGGCGAGGCCCAGCGCGTCATGGACGAGGCCGCCGAACGCCTGGCCGAGGGCGGCGACGACGAATTCTCCCCCGCCCTGGAACGCTGGCTCGCACTCGGCGGCGCGGATCTGGAACAGCGCGCCGACGAGACCGCCGCCGACCTCGGTCTGACCGCCAGCCTGCCGCACGGCCTGGAAACCCCGATGACAGTCCTGTCCGGCGGCCAGGCGGCCCGCGCCGGTCTGGCCTCGGTCCTGCTGTCCCGCTTCGACATTCTGCTCCTGGACGAGCCCACCAACGACCTCGATCTGGACGGCCTGGCCCGCCTGGAACAGTTCGTCACCGGCATCCGCGAGCCGCTCATGGTGATCAGCCACGACCGAGAGTTCCTGGCGCGCACCGTGAACAGCATTGTGGAATTGGATCTGGCACAGCAGCAGGTAGGCATCTACGACGGCGGTTACGAGTCGTACCTGGAGGAGCGGGAGATCGCCCGCCGCCACGTCCGCGAGGCCTTCGAGGACTACGCCGATACCAAGGCCGGCCTCGAAGCCCGCGCCGGCATGCAGCGCAATTGGATGGAACACGGTGTGCGCAATGCCCGCCGAAAGAGCAAGCAGGACTCCGACAAACTAGGCCGCAAAGCCCGCGCGGAAGCCACCGAGAAGCAGGCGTCGAAGGTCAAGCAGACCATGCGCCGCATCGAGCGCCTGGACGCGGTCGAAGAGCCGCGCAAGGAATGGGAACTGCGCATGGTCATCGCCGCCGCCCCCCGCAGCGGCTCGGTCGTCGCCACCCTCTCGAATGCGACTGTCACACGCGGTGATTTCACCCTCGGCCCCGTCACCGTCCAGGTGGACTACGGCGACCGCATCGTCCTGACCGGAGCCAACGGCGCAGGCAAATCCACCCTGCTGTCGGTCCTGCTCGGAAAAACGAAGCCGGACACCGGATCCGCCGCCCTGGGCTCCGCGGTGGCAATCGGCGAGGTAGACCAGGCCCGCGGCCTCTTCCGCGGCACCTCCACCCTCTCGGATACCTTCAGCGCCGAAATCCCCGACTGGCCCGAAGCCGAAGTCCGCACCCTCCTGGCCAAATTCGGCCTCCGCGGCCCACACGTCCTGCGCCCCAACGACACCCTCTCCCCCGGCGAACGCACCCGGGCCGCCCTGGCCCTCCTCCAAGCCCGCGGCGTCAACCTCCTGGTCCTCGACGAACCCACCAACCACCTGGACCTGGCCGCCATCGAACAACTGGAGGAAGCAGTCGAATCCTTCACCGGCACAGTCCTCCTCGTCACCCACGACCGCCGCATGCTCGACAACGTCCGCGCCACCCGCCGCTGGCACCTGGAGACCGGCAAACTCACCGAGGAGTAG
- a CDS encoding PspC domain-containing protein, whose product MTTQTTKRLTRSNHDKWIAGVCGGIAEYFGWNANLVRLLFVLSCLLPGPQFILYIILWIIIPKH is encoded by the coding sequence ATGACAACACAGACCACCAAGCGCCTGACCCGTTCGAACCATGACAAGTGGATCGCCGGAGTCTGCGGGGGTATCGCCGAATACTTCGGCTGGAACGCCAATCTCGTCCGGCTGCTGTTCGTGCTCTCCTGCCTGCTGCCGGGACCGCAGTTCATCCTCTACATCATCCTGTGGATCATCATTCCGAAGCACTGA
- a CDS encoding DUF6802 family protein — MVTSGDLPGLDLPNLDSHSELGALGAVELAHPTQDIDGDGLPDTVTTNSDHAMHVWTDMDHDGYADHVTVVDTGGDYSAWEFHHHPDGSSEWVRTDEGRLGK; from the coding sequence ATGGTCACATCGGGTGATCTGCCGGGCCTGGATCTGCCGAATCTCGACTCACATTCCGAGCTCGGTGCGCTCGGCGCGGTAGAGCTAGCGCACCCGACGCAGGACATCGATGGTGACGGTCTACCGGACACCGTGACCACCAATAGTGACCACGCCATGCACGTGTGGACCGATATGGATCACGACGGGTACGCCGATCATGTGACCGTTGTGGATACCGGCGGTGACTACTCGGCCTGGGAGTTCCATCATCATCCGGATGGCTCGTCCGAATGGGTGCGCACAGACGAAGGGCGCCTGGGCAAGTAG